AAGCGGCCCGCTATGCGGCGCTGACCCTGGCCCAGGCCGGTTTCGAGGTGCTGATGTTCGGATCGGCGCGTCATCCTCTCGGCGAGTCACCGGACCATCCGAACGTTTTCGCTTTTGAAGGATCGACCGCCCATGCGGTGAGTGGCACCATCGGAAATTTCCAGATCCATGCCATGTTTGGCGACGCCCCGCGCACCTTCACCGTGGGCGGCGTCATATTGGGAGAAAAATCCCGCAGCATCGCCATTTATCGTCCCCATGCCGACCTTCCCGGCATGAAGGTGCAGGCCGGCATGCAAAAAGCCGGTTTGCCGGGTATCCCCTACATGTACCCCTGCGGCACCTCCATATCGGGGCTTTTTCTCGCCGATCCGCCCGGGATCCAGATTTCCAAGCGGACCAAGGGCGAAGCGGCGGCGGTTCTCACGGCGGCGGCCATGCCCCGGGGACCGCGTCAGAGCCGGGGCTTTTCGGTGGTGATCGATGCCGCCCTCTGCCGCGGCTGCGGCCGCTGTCTGAAGGCATGTCCCTATCAGGCGGTCAACCTCAAGCCCAACGGCGATATCGGATTCACCGCAGTGGTGGACGAGGCCCTGTGCAAGGGCTGCGGTAACTGCATATCGGTCTGCCCATCCAACGCGGCCGATAGTCCTTTTCGCGATCAGGTCTACCTGGAGCAGACCCTGGAAGAGTTGCTGGTCTCCAGCAGCAGGAGTTGATGCATGCCGACCGAGTTTAAAATCGTTTTGTTTTTGTGCAGCTGGGGGCCCCACGCAGCCTTTCAGCGCCTGCAGGACCAGCGGGCGGATATTCCCCCGGAGATCAAGATGGTCCGCATCCCATGCAGCGGCCGAATCAGCAAGGCATTGCTGTTCAAGCCGTTTGAAATGGGGGCCGACGGTGTCATCCTGGTGGGCTGCGCGCCCGGGGCCTGCCGGTACGGCACGGGAACCGAGACGGCCGCCGAGAACACCGAGGATACGCGCCGGATCCTGGACCTGATCGGGTTGGACGGCGAAAGGGTGCAACTGGGCAATTTTCAGCCCGATGCCGCGGATGATCTTCTGGCCTTTCTCAAGGCGTTTGCGGCCCGCATACGCGAACTGGGGAAAAGCCCGGTTCGGACTCAGGCGGGCCGGGATCGGTTTACAAGCGAACCGGAGACGGTCGAGGCCATCGTGGCCCGGCACGATGTGTTTGCCTGTCAGGACTGCGGCAAATGCACGTCGGCCTGCTCTCTGGCCCTGGCCGGAAAGCCTTTCTCGCCGCGTTATGTGGCCGCCGAGATCATCGCCGGGCATGCCGACCGGCCCGACGTGCGGGAGTCGGTGAACGCCTGTTTAACTTGCGGCGTCTGCTACGAGCGCTGTCCTTCGGCCGTCAATTTCCCGGAATTCATCAAGGACATGCGCGCCTATTATCACGAGCGCGACGTATCGGCCGCTCCGGCCCACGGCGGTTTTTTCCAGAGCATGATGCGCGCCATGACCTCCGAACCCCTGGTGCCGAGGCGCTGGACGCACCTGCCGGAGAGCATTCGCACAAACCCGAAGAGCCGGGTGCTGTTCTTCGGCGGCTGCGCGTCCTACTTCGACATCTTCTTTCATAAATTCCTCGCCGTACAGACCGAACGCATCGTCGAAGACAGCCTCAGGCTGCTCAACTTCTTCGATGTGGAACCGGCCCTGATGAGCGACGAGCGGTGCTGCGGGCACGATCTGCTCTGGTCCGGCGACCGCGAGAATTTTCTTCGCCTGGCCCGGATCAATGCCGACGCCATCGCGGCAACCGGCGCCGAAGAGATCATCACGGCTTGTCCCGAATGCTGTCACACCCTCGGCACCGAATACGCGCGTTACGGCATCGAATTGTCGGTGAAGGTGACCCACATGCACGCTTTCCTGGAACGGGAGATCGGCAAGGGAGCCGTGGCGTTCAAGGCCCCCCAGGGCCGCATGGCCTTTCAGGATGCCTGCCGCCAGAGCCGTTTCGATGGCCAGGCCGATTTGCCCCGAAAATTGCTCAAACATCTGTGCGCGGATACCACCGATGCGCTGGACGACGACGGGGCGCCGACGCCGTGCTGCGGCAACAGCGCCTGGATCGGTTGTGATGCCTTCAGCAAACACTTCCAGGTCCAGCGTCTGCAACGGGTGTGTCAAAGCGGTACCACCAACCTGATCACGGCCTGCCCGAAATGCCAGATCCACCTGCGCTGTGCCATGGAGGACGTGCTGCGCGGCGACGACCTGAAAGTGGAGACGATGGATCTGGTGAGTGCCATCGCCAGGTCGATTTATTGGGCATGAAAAAAAGTAGGAAAGTATGAAAGTACGAAAGTATGAAAGCAGGGATGTGGCAGAGCAGCAAGGCAGAACGGTATGAATGAGGGAAGATTCAGGTATTCTGCCGAATTTCTAAAATAGGAAATGATCATGACAACATCGACTGTTTTATCTGTGCCAGGCGTGCTGCCGTCCGCTGACAGTGAGGTGCGCATCGGGGTGTATGTCTGCCACTGCGGCATGAACATCGCCCAGACCGTAGATTGCGACGGGGTGGCCGAGGCCATGGTCAATCTGCCCGATGTGGTGGTGGCCAAAGGCATCGGGTATGCCTGCAGCGAGCCGGGACAGCGCGAAATCCGCGAGGACATCGCCACCCACGGGCTGAATCGCATCGTGGTGGGATCCTGTTCGCCCCGATTGCACGAGCCCACCTTCCGGCAGATGCTGATCGCCGCCGGCCTCAACCCCTATCTCCTGGAGATGGCCAATCTGCGCGAGCAGTGCAGCTGGGTGCACATGAAGACCCCCGAGGCCGCCACGGCCAAGGCCCACGATCTGGTCAAGATGGCGGTGGCCCGGGCCCGAAGGCTTCAATCGCTGACCGACCCCATGCTGCCCATGACCCAGAGGGCGCTGGTGATCGGCGGCGGCGTGGCCGGTATCCAGGCGGCCCTGGACATGGCCGACAACGGATACGAGGTGGTGATGGTCGAACGCCAACCGTCCATCGGCGGCGTGATGGCCCAACTGGACAAGACCTTCCCCACCATGGATTGCTCGATCTGAATTCTCGGTCCCAAGATGACGGATGCCGGTCGGCATCCCCGGATCAAGATCCACACGCTGAGCGAAGTGGTGGACGTCAAGGGCAACGTGGGCAGTTTCGAGGTGAAAATCGTCAAAAAGGCCCGCTACGTGGACGAAAAGGCCTGCACCGCGTGCGGTGAATGTGCCAAGGTGTGCCCGGTGGTGCGGCCGGACGAGTTCAACATGGGTCTATCGTCGCGCCATGCCATCTACTCGCCGTTTCCCCAGGCCGTACCGTCGGCCTATGTCCTCAATCCCGGCGAGTGTCTGGGCAACAACCCGGTGGTGTGCAGCAAATGCCTGGACGCCTGCGAGAAGAAGTGTATCGATTTTCACATGTCCGACGAGACCATCGCCGAGCGCGTGGGGACCATCGTGGTGGCCACCGGTCTGACACCCCATGACCCGCGGGCGCTGGATGAATACGGCTACACGCGCTTTGAAAACGTGCTGACCAGCCTGGAGTTCGAGCGCCTGGTCAATGCCGGCGGCCCCACCCAAGGCCACCTGGTGCGGCCCTCGGATCGCAAACGGCCGCGATCGGTGGCCTTCATACAATGCGTGGGGTCGCGGTCGGCCCGCCGCGGCAAATCATACTGTTCCAACATCTGCTGCATGAATACAATCAAGAGCACCCTGGTACTCAAGGAGCACTACCCGGACATGGACATCAAGGTATTCTACATCGATATCCGTGCCTTCGGCAAAGGTTTCGAGGACCTGTACACCCGCAGCCGGCGGGCGGGGGTGCACTACGTTCGCGGACTGCCCGGACATGTGGAAGAACTGTCCGACGGGCGGCTGCGCGTGGCCGTGGAAAACACGGCCGGGTCGTCCCTGGATTTCTACGACCTGGATATGCTGGTGCTGGCCGTGGGCATCGAACCGGCCGCCGGAACCCACAGGCTTCAGGAGATGATGGGGCTTCAGCTCTCGCCGGACGGCTTTTTCCTCGAGGCGCACCCCAAGCTGCAGCCGGTGGATGCCGCCACGCGCGGCGTTTTCTACGCCGGATGCGCCGAAGGGCCAAAAGATATCAAGGAGAGTGTTACTCAGGCTTCGGCGGCCGCGGCGCGGGCCATCCGCCTCATGCAATCCAGCCAGATCCGCGCCGAGGCCATTACTTCGGAAGTGATCACCGAGCAGTGCAAGGCGTGCGGCAAATGTGCCGAAGTGTGTCCGTACAACGCCATTACCGTGGATCCCAAGAAGAAGATTCCGGCCAAGATCGCCACTGCCGCCTGCACCGGCTGTGGGACCTGTGCGGCCGAGTGCCCCTTCGGGGCCATCGTCATGAATCACTTTACCGACCGCCAGATCTACGACCAGATCGACGCCCTGCTCGACGACCGGCCGGCGGATAAAATTCTCACCTTTGCCTGCAACTGGTGCTCTTACGCCGGGGCCGATTACGCCGGCGTGTCCAGGTTGCAGTATCCGCCCAACGCGCGCCTGATCCGCACCATGTGCTCGGGGCGGGTCGACGAGGATTTCATCTGGTACGCATTCAAAAAAGGGGTGCCGGTGGTCCTGGTGAGCGGCTGCCACATCGGCGATTGTCATTACATCGACGCCAACCATTGGACGGTCAAGCGGGTCGAACGGGTGCGCAAGAAGATGGAAAAGCGCGGCCTGCGAACTGATCGTCTGCAACTGGAGTGGATCAGCGCCGCCGAAGGCATCCGTTTCGCGGAAGTCATGACGCGCATGGAGCAGTTGCGGCAATCGGTATCTGAAAAAGAGATCGCCGAAACCATAGCCCTATTGAGTTGAATTTGTTCTGGTCAGGCCGTGGCCGATGCGGAAGACCCGGATCGGTCGGTCCAGGCCTTTGACAGCGGTATCGGGCAGTGCCTCGATGTCGTTGGTTCCATCCAGTTGCGCGGCCGTGGCGGCATCCACCAAAATTTCGCCGCTACGGGCCAGCCCCTGCAAGCGGGCGGCGATGTTGACGGCCATGCCCACGCAGGTGAACTCCTTTTTGCGCATGGATCCCATGATGCCCGAAAAGACTTTTCCGCTGGCGATGCCGATCCCGGTCTGCAGGCGCAGATGGGGATGGCCGATATACTTCCCATCGATTTCGGCGGCCTTGCGCTGCATGTCGATGGCCGTACTCACGGCCCGACGGGCGTCGTCCGGCCGGGCCACCGGCGCACCGAAAACGACCATCATGCTGTCTCCGATATGTTTGTCCAAGGTACCTTGATGCTGGTAGGCGATGTCGCCCAGGGGGGTGAAGTAGTCGCCGTTGAGAAATTCGACCAGTGCTTCCGGCGACACGTGCTGGGACATGGCCGTGAAGTTCCGGATGTCCGAGAATAAAATGGTGACATCCTGGAGACGGGGGGTCAGCGAAAGAGGGGACCTGTTGATCTCTTCGTAGATCTGCTCGGAGACGAACTGGCGCAGGTGCTTGCGAACCCAGATGTCGCGGATCTTGGCGCGCAGCTCCACGTTATCGAAGGGTTTGGTCAGGAAGCCGTCGATGCCGCAGTTGGTCGCTTCGATGGCCGCCTCCATGGTGGCATAGCCGGTCAGGATGATGCGGGTGATCTCAGGATTGATGCCCCCGATGATCTTCAGGGTCTCCAGGCCGTCGATGCCCGGCATTTTGAAATCCGAGACCACCGTCACGATCTCTTCCACATGATTCTCGACCACCCCGATGCCTTCGCGTCCGTCGCCGGCCGTGTAGATGTGGTAGGGTTCGCGCTTCAGGGCGCGTTGCACCGAGCGGCGAACCCCTTCTTCGTCATCGATGAATAGAATACTCTGGGCTGAATTCCGGATGTCCATTTTTATTCCTCGGGTGTTGGATACTCAACGTCAGACCGGATGAAGTATCTGAAGTACTTTAGAACGGCGTGATGTCGTCAGCGACCGGAACGAGCACCTGCAGGTGTCGATTTGTCATCGGCGTGCTGAATTCTACAAGGCACAATATGAGGCAGAATCAAGCGTAAGAAATGAACAGCGTACGATTCTATTGTGCGAGATGTGTGTCGGCCTGATATCATATCTATTCATACCTGGCAATACTTCTTTTATCAAAACATTGGTTCTAATTGAATGCTGTTCATTAAACCCGGCGTGGGTGGAACAGGTGGCCGATGCCACACGCCAAGCGGTCAAGTGCCAGTAAAATGCACGGCGGGCGGCCCAGAAACTCGCTGCGCTCAAACAGTCTGGGCCGCTTGTCCGCCGTTTGCATTCAACCGGCACTATTGACCACAGGCGTATGTGGCCCTGGCCACCTGCCCCACCCACGCCTGCCATGTCCGTTGCCATGCGAATTTTTTATCAAACACCTTTTGGAAAGGATGCTCTTCAGGGTGAATCACATTCAATGAGAATAGCCACAGTTCAGAAATTTTCGGACGACAAGACTTCGCTTTGAAAATCGGCGATGATTTGCATGGCCTGTGCCCGGCTTTCGATCCGGCGGATGGCATGGCGAAATTCCCTGGCACCGGGCAATCCTCTGGCGAACCAGCCGAGTTGGCTGCGAAGCATGAAGCAGGCCCACGCTTCGCCGAAGCATGCCACCGTGGATTCCACGTAGCGGATCATCACTTCGAAGCGTTCCCACAGGGCAGGGGCGGCGGGCGGCCGTCCGGCGAGTAATGCCCGGGTCTGGGTGAAGATGAACGGATCGCCGATGGCGGCGCGGCCGATCATCACGGCATCGCATCCGGTTTCGTCGATCATCCGGGCCGCGTCCCCGGCGCACGTGATGTCGCCGTTGCCCACCACGGGCAGGGAGGTCGCCGCCTTGATCCTGGCGATCAAAGACCAGTCGGCGCGGCCGGAAAACCCCTGGCGGGCGGTTCGGGGGTGTACGGTGATGGCGTCCACGCCGCAATCCCTGGCGATCTGCGCCAGAAGCAGGGCCTGATCCCCGGAAGGCTCCCACCCGCTGCGGATCTTGATGGTCAGGGGTACATCGATGGCGGCCCGCACGGCCTGCAGGAGTCATGCGGTGGCGTTTGGATCGCGCATCAATGCCACGCCCGATCCGCTCTTGAGTATTTTTTTGACCGCACAGCCGCAGTTGATGTCCACCAGGTCGGCCCCGGCCGCTTGCGCCTGGCGGGCGGCTTCGGCCATGATGGCCGCATCGCTGCCGAAAATCTGGACCGAGAGCGGCTTTTCTTCCGGGCGGCTGGCGAGCATGCGCTTCGTTTTTTCAGAACCCTTCACCAGCCCCATGGCACTGATCATTTCCGAGCAGACCAGGGCGCATCCGGCCGCTTTGGCCATCAGGCGCATAGGCAGGTGGGAGATTCCGGCCAGGGGTGCGAAAATCGTGGGGTTGTCCAGGACGATGCCGCCGATGCGGGGACGGAGAGGACGGGGCATGGCCGCGGTCGCCTCTCTGGCTCGGTCATCCATTGGCGTTGTCCGGTTCCGGCAGTGTCTTATGCCGGTCGCCGGCCGTGTCGCTGGCCGGATTGGCATAGCAGAACAGACAATCGTGATAACAGGGGTGCAATCGGTAGCTGCCGATATCCCGGGAATGCCGGCACCCGCACCCGGCCGCCACCCGCTGGCCGGTGTCGTGTTTCAGGGTCACGTCCGGACCGTACAGGTCGGCCAGGCGGTGGTTGGGGATGCACGCCGCACCCGCCACGTTGACACCGGTCGGCATGGCGGCCAGCACCTCTTTTTCACAGCAGAGCATCAACTGGATCTCCAGCTTTTCCAGGCGCCCCGTCATGGACACGATCTGATCGACCTTGCGGGACAACGGCGGGTCGTACAGGCTCAGGCCTGACGCAGAGGTGCGCCGGACGACCTTGCGATACAAATCCACGAAGCTGGTGATGCAGATGCTTACACCGGCCCCGGCGGCGCGCTCGGCGATGTCGAAAAACCGGTCCAGGTTATCGCCCTCCCGGCCGTCGTCGGTTATGAAATAGCAGATGGGATCGAAACGCCACTGAATGGTCCGGGCTCCGAACAGATCGGCCAGGCGCTCGATCTGGGCCAACCGGTCGCTCAATGGCGGCACCCCGGGTTCCAGGATCGGGTGGGGGGAGTTGATCGTGAAATTGAAGAAGAGATGGTATCCTTTTTGGATCAATGCTTGTCCATACTCACCGTCGATAAAGGGGTCGAAATTTTTGGACCAGAAGACGATGCTGTGCACCTGATCGGCGGCGGCCGGTACCCGCACCGGTGCGGCGCCGTATGGATGGGGGACTTCGAACACCCCCTTTTCGATCTGGGCCATGAACCAGGGCATGTAAAAGGCGGGAATATCTGTGCGGCGCGAAGCGGATAAAACGATCCGGTGCATCTATTTCTTTTTGAGGTCGGCCAGGGAGATCACCTTGCCTTTTTCACCCCCGGCCTCCTTTTCGGATTGTCCCACGGGTTTTTCCCTCGATTCCGGACTTTTTACCCGTTCCAGGCGCATGGGCTTGCCCTC
This Desulfatitalea tepidiphila DNA region includes the following protein-coding sequences:
- a CDS encoding hydrogenase iron-sulfur subunit; this translates as MPTEFKIVLFLCSWGPHAAFQRLQDQRADIPPEIKMVRIPCSGRISKALLFKPFEMGADGVILVGCAPGACRYGTGTETAAENTEDTRRILDLIGLDGERVQLGNFQPDAADDLLAFLKAFAARIRELGKSPVRTQAGRDRFTSEPETVEAIVARHDVFACQDCGKCTSACSLALAGKPFSPRYVAAEIIAGHADRPDVRESVNACLTCGVCYERCPSAVNFPEFIKDMRAYYHERDVSAAPAHGGFFQSMMRAMTSEPLVPRRWTHLPESIRTNPKSRVLFFGGCASYFDIFFHKFLAVQTERIVEDSLRLLNFFDVEPALMSDERCCGHDLLWSGDRENFLRLARINADAIAATGAEEIITACPECCHTLGTEYARYGIELSVKVTHMHAFLEREIGKGAVAFKAPQGRMAFQDACRQSRFDGQADLPRKLLKHLCADTTDALDDDGAPTPCCGNSAWIGCDAFSKHFQVQRLQRVCQSGTTNLITACPKCQIHLRCAMEDVLRGDDLKVETMDLVSAIARSIYWA
- the hdrA2 gene encoding CoB-CoM heterodisulfide reductase HdrA2; amino-acid sequence: MTTSTVLSVPGVLPSADSEVRIGVYVCHCGMNIAQTVDCDGVAEAMVNLPDVVVAKGIGYACSEPGQREIREDIATHGLNRIVVGSCSPRLHEPTFRQMLIAAGLNPYLLEMANLREQCSWVHMKTPEAATAKAHDLVKMAVARARRLQSLTDPMLPMTQRALVIGGGVAGIQAALDMADNGYEVVMVERQPSIGGVMAQLDKTFPTMDCSIUILGPKMTDAGRHPRIKIHTLSEVVDVKGNVGSFEVKIVKKARYVDEKACTACGECAKVCPVVRPDEFNMGLSSRHAIYSPFPQAVPSAYVLNPGECLGNNPVVCSKCLDACEKKCIDFHMSDETIAERVGTIVVATGLTPHDPRALDEYGYTRFENVLTSLEFERLVNAGGPTQGHLVRPSDRKRPRSVAFIQCVGSRSARRGKSYCSNICCMNTIKSTLVLKEHYPDMDIKVFYIDIRAFGKGFEDLYTRSRRAGVHYVRGLPGHVEELSDGRLRVAVENTAGSSLDFYDLDMLVLAVGIEPAAGTHRLQEMMGLQLSPDGFFLEAHPKLQPVDAATRGVFYAGCAEGPKDIKESVTQASAAAARAIRLMQSSQIRAEAITSEVITEQCKACGKCAEVCPYNAITVDPKKKIPAKIATAACTGCGTCAAECPFGAIVMNHFTDRQIYDQIDALLDDRPADKILTFACNWCSYAGADYAGVSRLQYPPNARLIRTMCSGRVDEDFIWYAFKKGVPVVLVSGCHIGDCHYIDANHWTVKRVERVRKKMEKRGLRTDRLQLEWISAAEGIRFAEVMTRMEQLRQSVSEKEIAETIALLS
- a CDS encoding adenylate/guanylate cyclase domain-containing protein, with protein sequence MDIRNSAQSILFIDDEEGVRRSVQRALKREPYHIYTAGDGREGIGVVENHVEEIVTVVSDFKMPGIDGLETLKIIGGINPEITRIILTGYATMEAAIEATNCGIDGFLTKPFDNVELRAKIRDIWVRKHLRQFVSEQIYEEINRSPLSLTPRLQDVTILFSDIRNFTAMSQHVSPEALVEFLNGDYFTPLGDIAYQHQGTLDKHIGDSMMVVFGAPVARPDDARRAVSTAIDMQRKAAEIDGKYIGHPHLRLQTGIGIASGKVFSGIMGSMRKKEFTCVGMAVNIAARLQGLARSGEILVDAATAAQLDGTNDIEALPDTAVKGLDRPIRVFRIGHGLTRTNSTQ
- a CDS encoding DUF1848 family protein, giving the protein MHRIVLSASRRTDIPAFYMPWFMAQIEKGVFEVPHPYGAAPVRVPAAADQVHSIVFWSKNFDPFIDGEYGQALIQKGYHLFFNFTINSPHPILEPGVPPLSDRLAQIERLADLFGARTIQWRFDPICYFITDDGREGDNLDRFFDIAERAAGAGVSICITSFVDLYRKVVRRTSASGLSLYDPPLSRKVDQIVSMTGRLEKLEIQLMLCCEKEVLAAMPTGVNVAGAACIPNHRLADLYGPDVTLKHDTGQRVAAGCGCRHSRDIGSYRLHPCYHDCLFCYANPASDTAGDRHKTLPEPDNANG